One segment of Longimicrobium sp. DNA contains the following:
- a CDS encoding RNA-directed DNA polymerase: MQLHDFLARGYFPKELPPPFTTVPFADFVTATNLTIDPRPGTTARGLITRACAHDLARPGNLRRALQIPHPLNYYQLCDVISKEWGNIDAHLNKAALSLTRPVQDPLAFRAVRTQREGGELPHIRAQNRATSRVILKADISRFYPSIYTHSIPWALDGKAAAKKVRSGGLGNDLDLFLRNSQDGQTLGIPIGPDASLVVAEIIGAAIDSELEKSGLKGFRFMDDFEFVFPSRQQAEAAIPRIEHVLREYELALNSFKTSVEDLPRPLERRWVDTLRYFDPAETGHMDQSDVLRYFDLAFSLREAEPSEAILSYAIARLRSVVVDGDAWELFQDLMFQCVMVEPGCLQSVVSLFHQKGTRAVSPKFGNALEQVIALHAPLGHASEVAWAVWAAIWFKLELSGATALILSTQADSVVALLALHARDAGYIDAAADFSDWEAMMTQDSLYDGNWLLAYEAEIKGWLPTQGHVDADPNLSQLKAAGVSFYDVNVATPTIRPVATGPYGEPLPTFSAREAPNVEDDDDLSF, encoded by the coding sequence ATGCAACTCCACGACTTCCTCGCCCGTGGGTACTTTCCGAAAGAACTCCCGCCCCCATTCACGACCGTTCCGTTTGCTGATTTCGTCACAGCAACCAATCTGACAATTGATCCTCGCCCCGGGACAACAGCGCGAGGCTTAATTACGCGTGCGTGTGCTCATGACCTAGCACGTCCAGGGAATCTACGTAGAGCACTGCAGATTCCTCATCCATTGAACTATTACCAGCTGTGCGATGTAATTTCGAAAGAGTGGGGGAACATCGATGCGCATTTGAACAAGGCTGCGTTGTCCCTGACAAGGCCAGTCCAGGACCCACTCGCATTTCGCGCAGTGCGAACACAGCGGGAAGGCGGAGAGCTGCCGCACATCCGAGCTCAGAACAGAGCCACTTCAAGAGTGATCTTAAAGGCCGACATTTCGCGCTTTTATCCTTCCATTTACACGCACAGCATACCTTGGGCTCTCGACGGGAAAGCAGCCGCAAAGAAGGTGCGATCTGGCGGACTCGGCAATGACTTAGATCTTTTTCTCCGGAATTCGCAGGATGGGCAAACACTCGGTATTCCCATAGGCCCGGATGCATCGTTAGTTGTAGCAGAAATTATCGGAGCCGCTATTGATTCCGAATTAGAGAAATCTGGTTTGAAGGGCTTCAGATTCATGGACGATTTCGAATTTGTGTTTCCTTCGCGCCAGCAGGCGGAGGCTGCGATTCCACGGATTGAGCACGTATTACGTGAGTACGAGTTGGCCTTGAACTCGTTCAAAACAAGCGTTGAGGATTTGCCCCGCCCCCTCGAGCGTCGGTGGGTTGATACACTGCGCTACTTTGATCCCGCCGAGACTGGTCATATGGACCAGAGCGATGTGTTACGATATTTTGATCTTGCCTTCAGCCTCCGTGAAGCAGAGCCTTCTGAGGCGATTCTGAGTTATGCTATTGCGCGGTTGCGGTCAGTGGTCGTGGATGGCGACGCCTGGGAATTATTCCAGGACCTCATGTTCCAATGCGTGATGGTCGAGCCTGGTTGCTTGCAATCTGTCGTGTCTCTTTTCCATCAAAAGGGTACGCGGGCGGTATCGCCGAAATTTGGGAACGCACTTGAGCAGGTGATTGCATTGCATGCGCCTCTGGGTCATGCATCAGAGGTGGCCTGGGCAGTGTGGGCCGCCATCTGGTTCAAGTTAGAGCTATCTGGAGCTACTGCTCTGATCTTATCCACACAAGCAGATTCGGTCGTGGCACTTCTTGCGCTACATGCGCGCGATGCTGGCTACATCGATGCGGCAGCGGATTTTTCCGACTGGGAGGCGATGATGACTCAGGATAGCCTTTACGATGGGAACTGGCTGCTAGCGTACGAGGCTGAGATCAAGGGCTGGCTGCCTACGCAGGGGCACGTTGATGCAGACCCGAATTTGTCACAACTGAAAGCCGCAGGTGTTTCCTTTTACGACGTGAACGTCGCCACACCCACGATTCGGCCTGTTGCCACAGGTCCTTATGGAGAACCCCTTCCAACTTTCAGCGCTCGAGAGGCTCCGAATGTTGAGGATGATGATGATCTTTCGTTCTGA